The DNA sequence CGAGATCGGCCTCTCCCCGGCCGAGATCACCGCTCTCCGCACGGAGGGGGCCCTGTGATCCTGACCTGGCTCTACGTACCCGGCGACCGCCCGGAGGTGGTGTCCAAGGCCCTGCAGGCCGGGGCCGACGCCGTCATCGTGGACCTGGAGGACGCGGTGTCGGCCTCCCGCAAGGAGTACGCCCGCGGCGCCACCGCCGAACTCCTCGGCGACCGGCACCCGGTACCGGTCCACGTCCGCGTCAACGCCCTCGACTCCCCCTGGGGCGGCGCCGACCTCAGCGCGCTGGCCGGGCTCGGCGGCCTCGCCGGGCTGCGCCTGCCCAAGATCTCCTCGCCGGCGCAGATCGTCGCCACCGCCGACCGCACCGCGGGGGTGGCCCTGTACGCCCTGCTGGAGTCGGCGATCGGCGTGGAACGTGCCTACGAGATCGCCCGCGCGCACCCCGCCCTGCGCGGCCTGTCCCTGGGCGAGGCGGACCTGCGGGCGGACCTGGGCGTCACCTCGGAGTCCGGCCTGGACTGGCCGCGCTCCCGGGTGGTGGTCGCGGCCCGGGCGGCCGGGCTGGCGCCGCCGGCCCAGTCGGTGTTCCCCGACATCCGGAACCTGGAGGCGCTGGCGGCCTCCTGCGCCCGGGGCCGGGCCCTCGGCTTCCTGGGGCGCGCGGCGATCCACCCGCGCCAGCTCCCGGTGATCGAGCGGGCCTACCTGCCCGGCCCGGCGGAGGTCAGCGCCGCCGAGGAGATCGTGGCCGCGGCCCGCCGCACCCCGGGCGCGGTGGCCCTGCCCGACGGCCGCTTCGTCGACCCGGCGATGCTGGCGGGCGCGGAACGGGTCGTGGCCCTGTCCCGCCGGGACGCGCCGGTCCTCTCCTGACCCGGCGCACGCGAAACGGGAGGGGCGCCGCGCGGTGTGCGCGGCGCCCCTCCCGTTTCGACCGGAATCCCGGTCAGAGCTTCTTGGCCCCGGGGGCCCCTGCCTTGTCCTCGCCGTCGGCTTCGGCTTCGCCTTCGGCGTCCGCAGCGTCCGCCGGCTCGGCCTCGGCGGCCGCGGCCCCGGCATCGGCCTCGTCGCCCTCGGCTGCGGCCTCCCCGGCCGGGGTGTCCCCGCCCTCGGCGCCGGCCACCGTGTCAGCGTCCTTGGCGCCGGGCACGGCGTTCGCGTCCGGTTCGACGACCGCCTCGCGGCCCGGCCGCAGCTTCGCCGACAGCACCAGGTAGACGACGGCGAGCACGAAGACGACGATCGAGGTCCAGACGTTGAGGCGCAGGCCGAGGACGTGGTGGGCCTCGTCGACCCGCATGTACTCGATCCAGCCGCGCCCCACGCAGTACGCGGCGACGTACAGCGCGAACGCCCGCCCGTGTCCGAGCGTGAAGCGGCGGTCGGCCCAGATCACCAGCAGGGCGACACCGACGCACCAGAGGGACTCGTAGAGGAAGGTCGGGTGGTAGGTCCCGGCGACCCGGTTCGGGCCGTCGGTGATCTCCACCGCCCACGGCAGATCGGTGGCGCGGCCGTACAGCTCCTGGTTGAACCAGTTGCCCCAGCGTCCGCAGGCCTGGGCCAGCGCGATGCCGGGGGCCAGGGCGTCGGCCCAGGCCGGCAGCGGGATGCCCCGCCGGCGACAGCCGATCCAGGCACCGACGGCGCCCAGCGCGATGGCGCCCCAGATGCCGAGGCCGCCTTCCCAGATCTTGAAGGCGTCGACCCAGTCGCGGCCCTCGCCGAAGTAGAGCTGGTAGTCGGTGATCACGTGGTAGAGGCGACCGCCGACCAGGCCGAACGGCACCGCCCACACGGCAATGTCCGCGACCGTGCCCGGCTTACCGCCGCGCGCGATCCAGCGCTTGTTGCCGAGCCAGACGGCGACGAAGACGCCGATGATGATGCAGAACGCGTAGCCGCGCAGCGGGATCGGTCCGAGTTGGAGCACGCCCGTCGACGGACTGGGAATGAAGGCAAGGTTCATGGCAAGACCCGACGCTACCTTGCCGGACGGTGGTGACCGCAACCCGTCCGGCAAGCTGCTGCCGAATCGAGACGGCCGTCAGTGCCCCATGGGCATCCCGGCGTGGTCCGGGGAGTCGTCGGCGGAGCCCGAACCGCCCGTGGCCGGCCGGCCCGCGGAGCGCGCGGCCGGGGATGAGGAGGAACCGGAAGAGGAACCCGCGGAGGAGCCCGAGGACGTGCCCGTGCGGGCGGAGGAGGCCTTCGCCGAGCCGGACGCGGACGCGGACGGCGACGCGGACCCGGATCCGGGCTTGGACTTGGCCGGGGAGCCGGACGCCGACGGGGACGGAGAGCCCTTCACCGCGCCCGGGCCGCCCTTGCCTGCCGCCTCCACCTTCTCCCTCAGCTTCTGCGGGGTCAGCGGGTTGGCCTGGTCCCCGAAGATGTCCTTGCCGTCGAGCAGCACGGTCGGGGTCCCGCGGAACTTGCCCGCGCGGAAGGCCTCCTGCGACTTGTTCACCCAGCTGTCGTGCGTCCCGTCCTCGACGCACGTGCGGAACGCGGCCGTGTCGAGTCCGTCGACCTTCCCGGCCAGCTCCAGCAGCTTGGCGTTGTTGCCGTAGGCGTCGTTGGTCTCCTCGGGCTGGTTGTCGAAGAGCACGTCGTGGTACGGGGCGAACTTCCCGGAGTCCTGTGCGCAGGCGGCCGCGTTGGCGCTCTTGAGCGAGCCGGTGCCGCCCATGTTCCCGTCGATCAGGGTGACGAGGTGGTACTCGACCTTGAGGAGGCCCTTGGCCTCGAGGTCGTGGACGATGTCCCGGTAGTTGGTCTCGAAGGCCTTGCAGGCCGGGCAGCGGAAGTCCTCCCAGACGGTCAGCGTGGAGGGGGCCCCGTCCTTGCCGGTCTGGATGGCGAGGGCGTCCTTGCCCGTGGCCCCGGACGGGGCCACCAGCGGGCCGCCCTTGGCGGAGGACCCGCCCTTGCCGGTGTTCGCCGCGATCAGGCCGACGACGGCCGCCAGCCCGAGCACGCCGACCACCGCCGCCGACACGACGAGGGTCCGCCGGCGCTTGTCCCTCGCCTTCTGCTTCTCGCGCTCCGCCTGGAGTCGCTCACGGGCCGATCGTTTCGTCGCATCGCGGTTCGCACCGTCGTTCATGTCGCTCACGTTCGGCCAAACGAAGCAGGGAGGCACTCTCGTGCCTCCCTGCCCCTACTTCCACCCGATCGGGCTACAGAACCCGCTCAGGGGTCCGGTCGGCCGATCGAACGCTCCGCCCGTCAGCTCCGGCGCACGCCCTCGGCGAGCTCGCCCGCCAGTGCCTTGACGGCGGCCAGCCCGGCGGGCAGGTCCGGCGCGTCGAGCAGCAGCTTCACGAAGGCGGAGCCGACGATCACGCCGTCGGCGAAGGCGGCGACCTCCTTGGCCTGGACGGCGTTGGAGACGCCCAGTCCCACGCAGACCGGCAGGTCGCTGGTGGCGCGGGTACGGCGCACCAGGTCGGACGCCTGGTTGCCGACCGACTCGCGGGTGCCGGTGACGCCCATCAGCGACGCGGCGTAGACGAAGCCGGAGCCGGCCGCCGTGATGGTGGCGAGGCGCTCGTCCTTGCTGCTGGGAGCCACGACGAAGACGGTCGCCAGACCGTGCTTGGCCGCGTGCTCGCGCCACAGCGCGGACTCCTGGACGGGCAGGTCGGGCAGGATGCAGCCCGCGCCGCCGGCCTCGGCGAGCTCGGCGGTGAACCGCTCGACGCCGTAGCGGTCGATGGGGTTCCAGTACGTCATGACCAGGATCGGGGCGCCGGTCGCCTCGTACGCCTCGCGGACGGTCCGCAGCGTGTCGGCGATCTTGACGCCGCCGCGCAGGGCGATGTCGTCGGCGGTCTGGATGATCGCGCCGTCCAGGACCGGGTCGCTGTGCGGGAGGCCGATCTCGACCACGTCCGCGCCGCCGGCGATGACGGCCTTGACGGCCTCGATGGCACCGTCGACGGTCGGGAAGCCGGCCGGGAGGTAGGCGACGAGGGCCGCGCGGTCCTCGGACTTCGCCTTCGCGAGGGTCGCCGACAGGAGTTCGATGGTGCCGCTCACTTGGACTCCCCCTCGGAGGCGTTCGCGTCGTACAGGTCGAAGTAACGGGCGGCGGTGTCCATGTCCTTGTCGCCGCGGCCGGACAGGTTGACGACGAGCAGGCCGTCCTTGCCGAGTTCCTTGCCGAGGTCCAGGGCGCCCGCGAGGGCGTGCGCGGACTCGATGGCCGGGATGATGCCCTCGGTGCGCGAGAGCAGCCGCAGGGCCTGCATCGCCTGGTCGTCGGTGACGGCCCGGTACTCGGCGCGGCCCGCGTCCTTGAGGTAGGAGTGCTCGGGGCCGATGCCCGGGTAGTCCAGACCGGCCGAGATGGAGTACGGCTCGGTGATCTGGCCCTCCTCGTCCTGGAGGACGTAGGAGCGCGATCCGTGCAGGATGCCGGGCTCGCCCGCGGTCAGCGTGGCCGCGTGCTCACCGGTTTCCACGCCGTGCCCGGCGGGCTCGAAGCCGACCAGGCGGACGTCCGCGTCCGGGATGAAGGCGTGGAACAGGCCGATGGCGTTGGAGCCGCCGCCGACGCAGGCCGCGACGGCGTCGGGCAGCCTGCCGGTGCGCTCCAGGATCTGGCGGCGGGCCTCGACGCCGATGACCCGGTGGAAGTCGCGGACCATGGCGGGGAAGGGGTGGGGGCCCGCGACGGTGCCGAAGAGGTAGTGGGTGCGGTCCACGTTGGCGACCCAGTCGCGGAACGCCTCGTTGATGGCGTCCTTCAGCGTCCGGGAGCCGGACTTCACCGCGATGACCTCGGCGCCCAGGATGCGCATCCGGGCCACGTTCAGGGCCTGGCGCTCGGTGTCGATCTCGCCCATGTAGATGGTGCACTCGAGGCCGAACAGGGCGCAGGCGGTGGCGGTGGCCACGCCGTGCTGGCCGGCTCCGGTCTCGGCGATGACGCGGGTCTTGCCCATGCGCTTGGTGAGCAGCGCCTGGCCCAGCACGTTGTTGATCTTGTGCGAGCCGGTGTGGTTCAGGTCCTCGCGCTTGAGGAAGATCCGCGCGCCGCCGGCGTGCTCGGCGAACCGGGGCACCTCGGTGAGGGAGCTGGGGCGGCCGGTGTAGTTGACCATCAGGTCGTTGAGCTCGGCCGCGAAGGCCGGGTCGCCCTTGGCCTTCTCGTACTCGACGGCGACCTCGTCCACGGCGGCGACGAGCGCCTCCGGGATGAACTTGCCGCCGAAGTCGCCGAAGTAGCCCTCGGCGTTGGGGATGTGACCCTCGGGGTCCGGGATGAAGAAATTGCTGGCGCTGGACATGCCCAGGTACTCCTACGGATGCGACGCGGATGTCTTCACCGTATGGCGCCGTCCGCCCGCGACGCGCACACCCCGCTGGGGCATGGACGTACGGCGGTGCGGAGCGGTCCGCCCCGGAGCCGGCGGCTCGGGGGGCGGTCCGTGCGGGGAGCCCGACGGGCGGTGTACGGCGTACACCATCCGGGAGCTCTCCTTACGACGCGGCTCCGGGTCGCCATCGCATGCCGTTGACCTGACCGGGCTCGGAGCCGATCACGTACCGGACCCGCCGCCCGTGGACGCGCCGGGCCGGGGCGCGGCAGCCGCGAGGGCGGCAGCCGCGCGCCAGGGGCGCGTGCGCCGTCGGCACGGCGGCCAGGCCGGAGCCCGGTCGGGTGCGGACGGAGGGGCGGTTTTGGGCCATGGGTTCGGGTCAGCTCCGCCCGTGGCGCAGGGCGGGGTGGGCGCCGGCGGCGACGAGGTCGGCCACGGCCGACTTCGGGTCGCGGCCGGTCACCAGGGACTCCCCGACGAGGACGGCGTCCGCGCCCTCGTTCGCATAGGCGATCAGGTCGTGCGGTCCGCGGATGCCGGACTCGGCAACCTTGACGATGTGGGCCGGGATCTCGCCGACGACGCGCTCGAAGGTGGAGCGGTCGACCTTGAGGTCCTTGAGGTTGCGGGCGTTGACGCCGATGATCTTGGCCCCGGCGGCGACCGCGCGCTCCACTTCCTCCTCGTCGTGGACCTCGACGAGCGGGGTGAGGCCGATGGACTCGGCCCGCTCGATGAGGGAGACGAGGGCCTCCTGCTCCAGGGCCGCGACGATCAGCAGCACGAGGTCGGCGCCGTAGGCGCGGGCCTCCCACAGCTGGTACGCCGTGACGATGAAGTCCTTGCGCAGGATCGGGATGTCCACGCGGGCGCGGACGGCCTCCAGGTCGGCCAGCGAGCCACCGAAACGACGCTGCTCGGTGAGGACGGAAATGACCGCCGCACCGCCCGCTTCGTAGTCGGCGGCGAGCCCGGCCGGATCGGCGATGGCGGCCAGCGCGCCCTTGGAGGGGCTGGAGCGCTTGACCTCGCAGATCACCTTGACGCTGTCGCCGCGCAGGGCAGCGACGCCGTCCTTGGCCTGGGGCGCCTTGGCGGCACGCTCCTTGAGCTCGTCGAGGCTGACGCGCGCCTGCCGTTCGGCAAGGTCTTCGCGGACCCCTTCGATGATCTCGTCGAGCACACTCACGCGAGCGGCCCCCTTCCGGGTCGATGACGGTCGGCCGCCTTGCAGACACGTACAACTGCAAGGTCAGCAGTTCAAATGGTATCCGCAGGACGCCTCGCCCTCCGCACGCGGTTGACGGCGTCCCATTAAATGGACATTCGGAATCTTTACTTCAGCTATACCTCAGGGCGCCAGGAAAGAGCCCAGGGGCAGGTTCCGGACAACGGAGAAAGCCAGGGCCACCACGCCGATCCCCCACCAGTACAACGGCCGTACGACGAGCCTCGGGGCGGGCACCCCGCGATAGGCGCGAACCAGCCACAGGACCATGAAACCGGCGAAGAAGAAGTAGCCGGCGACCGCCATGGCATTTGCCCCGATAGCTGTCACGAGATCGCCATGGGCGAACGCGTGCGCACTGCGCAATCCTCCGCAGCCCGGACACAGGACCCCGGTCAGGCGGAACAGCGGGCAGGCCGGATAGTGGCCGGGTTCGTTCGGGTCCACGGTCCCCACGTACGCGAGGGCCGCGGCGGCCGCCGCCAGCGTGAGCGCCGGACGCGCCAGCCGGCCGGCCCGGGAGACGGGCGCGGGAGGCGGTGCGAGATCGGTCGTTCCGGAGGAGGGGTCCACCCGCTGATTCTCTCCGCTCATGACAAAAGGCGCAGCCCGACAGGGCCGCGCCTTTCGAAAACCCGCGTACCGAATCCGTCAGGTCAGACCTTGGCGGCGACGCGGTTCGCGGCGATGACCTCGGCGAGGTCGTGGTGCGCGGCCTTCGGCGCGCCCATGCCCGCGGCCTTCATCGCCATGCCCACGACACCGCCGATGACGACGACGACGAGGCCCGCGTAGAAGCCCAGCGGGTTCGCCAGCACCATGAAGGCGCCGGAGATGCAGAAACCGATGACCGCGATGATGACACCGGTCCAGGCGGCCGGGGTGTGTCCGTGGCTAGTGCCCGCCATGAGTTGCTCCTCGTACTCGGGTGTGCTCTGTCGCACGCCGCACGTGCTGTGTCGAACGGTGCTGTGTCGAACGCTCGATGGTCATTGTCCCGTACCAGGCGGCGACCTCGTTCACGGGGTCGGCTCCGGGTTCACGGTGTCGTTCCCGGGATCACGGTGCCGGGTTCACGGCTCCGGGTTCACGGTGCCGGGTCGGGGTTCACGGTGCCGGGTCCGGGCCGGTGGGGTCCTCGCCCCGGTCCAGAGCCTTCCACAGGTCCTCCGGCCGGTCCGGGTCCACCACGGCCGCCTTGCGGGGTCGCGGGCTGCCGTCGCGCTCGTAGCGGCCGCCCATCGTGGGCCAGCTGCTCCCGAAGCGCAGCGCGAGCAGTCCGGCCAGCAGGATCAGCGCACCGCCGACGGCCGTCACGTACGGCCATGCCGTGTGGGTGAGGCCGGCCACGTGGGCCGCGGTGTCGGCCGTCGTACGGGCCGCCTGCGCGTCCAGGGCGCGTCGGCCGTCCGCGTTGGCCAGGGCGGCGGCCCCGGCGCCCAGGCCGCTCAGCGCGAGCAGCGCCGAGACCAGCAGCCGGCTCCTGCCGCGGACGGCGAAGACGGCGACCAGGGCGGCGAGCCCGACGATGGCCAGGGCGGCGGGCAGGCCGGTGACGGCCCGCCCGTCGGCGGTCACCGGCAGCGAGCCGCCGCCGATGGCGGCGACGCCCCGGGCCCAGACGCGGCCGGAGGCGAGCAGGACGACGGTGGCGCCGAGCGCGCCGAACAGCAGCGCGACGGCCACGCTGCGGCGGCCGCCGCGACCCGAGGGGGGCCCGGGATCGGCGGCGGCATCGGCGTGTTCGGTTCGGGGCGGGGGTACGGCACTCACGTACCCCACTATCCCCTACGGGCTCAGGCGCCGTGGAGGCGGTTCGCCGCTGCCACCGCCCGCAGCACCGCGGCGGCCTTGTTGCGGCACTCGGCGTCCTCCAGCTCGGGCACCGAGTCGGCGACGACACCGGCGCCCGCCTGGACGTACGCCTTCCCGTCGCGCAGCAGGGCGGTGCGGATGGCGATGGCGGTGTCGGAGTCCCCGGCGAAGTCGAGGTAGCCGACGCAGCCGCCGTAGAGCCCGCGGCGGGTGGGCTCCAGCTCCTCGATGATCTGCATGGCGCGCGGCTTGGGCGCCCCGGACAGGGTGCCGGCCGGGAAGCAGGCGGTGAGCACGTCGAAGGCGGTCCTGCCCTCGGCGACGCGACCGGTGACGGTGGAGACGATGTGCATGACGTGCGAGTACCGCTCGATGCTCATGAAGTCGACGACCTCCACCGATCCCGGCTCGCAGACCCGGCCGAGGTCGTTGCGGCCGAGGTCGACGAGCATGAGGTGCTCGGCGCGCTCCTTGGGGTCGGCCAGCAGCTCGTCGGCGAGCTCGTTGTCCTGCTGCGGGGTGGCGCCCCGGTGCCGGGTGCCGGCGATGGGGTGGACCATGGCCCGCCCGTCCTCGACCTTGACCAGCGCCTCGGGGCTGGACCCGACGACGTCGAAGCCGTTCTCGAAGCGGAAGAGGTACATGTACGGGGAGGGGTTGGTGGCCCGCAGCACCCGGTACACGTCGAGCGCGGAGGCGCTGCACGGGGTCTCGAACCGTTGCGAGGGCACCACCTGGAAGGCCTCGCCGGCCCGGATCCGCTCCTTCACGTCCTCCACGGCGGCCTGGTACTTCTCGCCGCCCCACAGGGCCGAGTACTCCGGCAGCTCGGAGGCCGGCAGCGGCATCGGCGCGTACGGGGCCGGCCGCGCGAGGTCCGCCTCCATCGCGTCGAGGCGGGCCACCGCGTCCGAGTACGCCTCGTCCACGCCTGCGGCCAGGTCGTTGTGGTTGATGGCGTTGGCGATGAGCTGGACGGTGCCGTCCCAGTGGTCCAGGACCGCCAGGTCGGAGGTGAGCAGCATCGTCAGCTCGGGCAGCTGCAGGTCGTCCTCGGTGTGCTCGCCGATGCGCTCGAGGCGGCGCACGATGTCGTAGCCGAGGTAGCCGACCATGCCGCCGGTGAAGGGCGGCATGCCGGAGGCCAGGTCCCGGGGGGTGTGCAGGGCCTCCACGGTCTGCCGCAGGGCCTCCAGGGGGTCGCCGGAGGTCGGGACGCCGACGGGAGGCGTGCCGATCCAGTGGGCCTGGCCGTCCCGGACGGTGAGGGTGGAGTCGCTGCGGACGCCGACGAAGGAGTAGCGCGACCAGGAGCGGCCGTTCTCGGCGGACTCCAGGAGGAACGTCCCGGGGCGTTCGGCGGCCAGCTTGCGGTAGAGCCCGACGGGCGTGTCACCGTCCGCCAGCAGCTTGCGGCTGACGGGGATGACGCGGCGGTCGGCCGCGAGCTTGCGGAACGTCTCAAGATCCATGGCGTGGGACCTTACCTATGATCGGCTTCGGCTATTCGGCTTCGGCGGTGGGGCCGGAGGGACCGGCCAGGGGCAGGACGTCGGCATCGAAACACGTCCGGGCACCGGTGTGGCAGGCCGCCCCGACCTGGTCCACCTGGACGAGCACGGTGTCGGCGTCGCAGTCGAGCGCGACGGACTTCACGTGCTGGAAGTGGCCGGAAGTGTCCCCCTTCACCCAGTACTCCTGACGACTGCGCGACCAGTACGTGCAGCGGCCGGTGGTCAGGGTGCGGTGCAGGGCCTCGTCGTCCATCCAGCCGAGCATGAGCACCTCACCGGTGTCGTACTGCTGGGCGATGGCCGGGACCAGACCGTCCGCGGAGCGCTTGAGGCGGGCGGCGATGGCGGGATCGAGGGAGGACGTACTCATGGGAGCCATTGTGCCGGGCCGGGGGGACGATCAAGGATCCCTGTCCGCCTGATGGGCAGGCACGGGGCGGGTTCCAGCCGTAGGCTGGCCCGCATGTCTACCCATGCGAAGCGTGAACGACTGCTGCTGGCCGACCTGTTGGAGTCGGCCGGCCCGGAGGCGCCGACGCTGTGCGACGGCTGGCGGACGCGGGAGCTCGCCGCGCACGTGGTGGTCCGGGAGCGTCGCCCGGACGCGGCGGGCGGACTCCTGCTGAACGTGCTGAAGGCGCGCCTGGACAAGGCGATGGAGGAGT is a window from the Streptomyces sp. NBC_01244 genome containing:
- a CDS encoding HpcH/HpaI aldolase/citrate lyase family protein; the encoded protein is MILTWLYVPGDRPEVVSKALQAGADAVIVDLEDAVSASRKEYARGATAELLGDRHPVPVHVRVNALDSPWGGADLSALAGLGGLAGLRLPKISSPAQIVATADRTAGVALYALLESAIGVERAYEIARAHPALRGLSLGEADLRADLGVTSESGLDWPRSRVVVAARAAGLAPPAQSVFPDIRNLEALAASCARGRALGFLGRAAIHPRQLPVIERAYLPGPAEVSAAEEIVAAARRTPGAVALPDGRFVDPAMLAGAERVVALSRRDAPVLS
- the lgt gene encoding prolipoprotein diacylglyceryl transferase is translated as MNLAFIPSPSTGVLQLGPIPLRGYAFCIIIGVFVAVWLGNKRWIARGGKPGTVADIAVWAVPFGLVGGRLYHVITDYQLYFGEGRDWVDAFKIWEGGLGIWGAIALGAVGAWIGCRRRGIPLPAWADALAPGIALAQACGRWGNWFNQELYGRATDLPWAVEITDGPNRVAGTYHPTFLYESLWCVGVALLVIWADRRFTLGHGRAFALYVAAYCVGRGWIEYMRVDEAHHVLGLRLNVWTSIVVFVLAVVYLVLSAKLRPGREAVVEPDANAVPGAKDADTVAGAEGGDTPAGEAAAEGDEADAGAAAAEAEPADAADAEGEAEADGEDKAGAPGAKKL
- the trpA gene encoding tryptophan synthase subunit alpha, which gives rise to MSGTIELLSATLAKAKSEDRAALVAYLPAGFPTVDGAIEAVKAVIAGGADVVEIGLPHSDPVLDGAIIQTADDIALRGGVKIADTLRTVREAYEATGAPILVMTYWNPIDRYGVERFTAELAEAGGAGCILPDLPVQESALWREHAAKHGLATVFVVAPSSKDERLATITAAGSGFVYAASLMGVTGTRESVGNQASDLVRRTRATSDLPVCVGLGVSNAVQAKEVAAFADGVIVGSAFVKLLLDAPDLPAGLAAVKALAGELAEGVRRS
- the trpB gene encoding tryptophan synthase subunit beta; translation: MSSASNFFIPDPEGHIPNAEGYFGDFGGKFIPEALVAAVDEVAVEYEKAKGDPAFAAELNDLMVNYTGRPSSLTEVPRFAEHAGGARIFLKREDLNHTGSHKINNVLGQALLTKRMGKTRVIAETGAGQHGVATATACALFGLECTIYMGEIDTERQALNVARMRILGAEVIAVKSGSRTLKDAINEAFRDWVANVDRTHYLFGTVAGPHPFPAMVRDFHRVIGVEARRQILERTGRLPDAVAACVGGGSNAIGLFHAFIPDADVRLVGFEPAGHGVETGEHAATLTAGEPGILHGSRSYVLQDEEGQITEPYSISAGLDYPGIGPEHSYLKDAGRAEYRAVTDDQAMQALRLLSRTEGIIPAIESAHALAGALDLGKELGKDGLLVVNLSGRGDKDMDTAARYFDLYDANASEGESK
- the trpM gene encoding tryptophan biosynthesis modulator TrpM, whose amino-acid sequence is MAQNRPSVRTRPGSGLAAVPTAHAPLARGCRPRGCRAPARRVHGRRVRYVIGSEPGQVNGMRWRPGAAS
- the trpC gene encoding indole-3-glycerol phosphate synthase TrpC — translated: MSVLDEIIEGVREDLAERQARVSLDELKERAAKAPQAKDGVAALRGDSVKVICEVKRSSPSKGALAAIADPAGLAADYEAGGAAVISVLTEQRRFGGSLADLEAVRARVDIPILRKDFIVTAYQLWEARAYGADLVLLIVAALEQEALVSLIERAESIGLTPLVEVHDEEEVERAVAAGAKIIGVNARNLKDLKVDRSTFERVVGEIPAHIVKVAESGIRGPHDLIAYANEGADAVLVGESLVTGRDPKSAVADLVAAGAHPALRHGRS
- a CDS encoding DUF2752 domain-containing protein produces the protein MSGENQRVDPSSGTTDLAPPPAPVSRAGRLARPALTLAAAAAALAYVGTVDPNEPGHYPACPLFRLTGVLCPGCGGLRSAHAFAHGDLVTAIGANAMAVAGYFFFAGFMVLWLVRAYRGVPAPRLVVRPLYWWGIGVVALAFSVVRNLPLGSFLAP
- a CDS encoding HGxxPAAW family protein, translating into MAGTSHGHTPAAWTGVIIAVIGFCISGAFMVLANPLGFYAGLVVVVIGGVVGMAMKAAGMGAPKAAHHDLAEVIAANRVAAKV
- a CDS encoding TIGR02234 family membrane protein, yielding MGYVSAVPPPRTEHADAAADPGPPSGRGGRRSVAVALLFGALGATVVLLASGRVWARGVAAIGGGSLPVTADGRAVTGLPAALAIVGLAALVAVFAVRGRSRLLVSALLALSGLGAGAAALANADGRRALDAQAARTTADTAAHVAGLTHTAWPYVTAVGGALILLAGLLALRFGSSWPTMGGRYERDGSPRPRKAAVVDPDRPEDLWKALDRGEDPTGPDPAP
- a CDS encoding anthranilate synthase component I translates to MDLETFRKLAADRRVIPVSRKLLADGDTPVGLYRKLAAERPGTFLLESAENGRSWSRYSFVGVRSDSTLTVRDGQAHWIGTPPVGVPTSGDPLEALRQTVEALHTPRDLASGMPPFTGGMVGYLGYDIVRRLERIGEHTEDDLQLPELTMLLTSDLAVLDHWDGTVQLIANAINHNDLAAGVDEAYSDAVARLDAMEADLARPAPYAPMPLPASELPEYSALWGGEKYQAAVEDVKERIRAGEAFQVVPSQRFETPCSASALDVYRVLRATNPSPYMYLFRFENGFDVVGSSPEALVKVEDGRAMVHPIAGTRHRGATPQQDNELADELLADPKERAEHLMLVDLGRNDLGRVCEPGSVEVVDFMSIERYSHVMHIVSTVTGRVAEGRTAFDVLTACFPAGTLSGAPKPRAMQIIEELEPTRRGLYGGCVGYLDFAGDSDTAIAIRTALLRDGKAYVQAGAGVVADSVPELEDAECRNKAAAVLRAVAAANRLHGA
- the hisI gene encoding phosphoribosyl-AMP cyclohydrolase translates to MAPMSTSSLDPAIAARLKRSADGLVPAIAQQYDTGEVLMLGWMDDEALHRTLTTGRCTYWSRSRQEYWVKGDTSGHFQHVKSVALDCDADTVLVQVDQVGAACHTGARTCFDADVLPLAGPSGPTAEAE